Genomic DNA from Podospora pseudoanserina strain CBS 124.78 chromosome 4, whole genome shotgun sequence:
CCCTGGAATCCAGGCAAAAGCAACAGAACAGACATTTATAATACAAAGGAAATCTCAATTTCCATCTCCATTCAGAACGCCCCTTATGCTTCATCAGGGTGTGCGTGCCGATGAGCTATTGGACCTCTAGGCCAAGCCGCGTTGGGCACGGAGAAGGTGAAGCCGTCGGTGCTCATCGCCCTCCCCGTGCAGCGAGTGGTGTGGGTACAATCCCACCGACAATTGCCGCCAACGGATGGGTGATGTTCTGCGTGTCCCAGGCCGACTCTGCGGGTTCATGTCGTCATCCTGAATCGACGACTCTTGAGGGACCTCGGCGATGCTTCCCAGAAACGAGTTGTCGGACCGGGTGAGTTCAGTAGCTCTCAACGGCGGCGATCGTTCCGGCGAACCTGGTTGAGGTGTGCTCGGTACGCTCGTCGCCGTTTCGTAGTCTGGGAGAACATTGTACGCCAGCGGCCGAACTGGTGTCTTGACGGCTGTCTGGTAACTAGGAACCTTGCtgagctcctcaagctctGCATAGTCGAGGTGCTGCAATGCAgattcgtcgtcgtcactgTTGTGCCGAGTAAGCGGTAATGACGGCGGCGCCGACTGCTCATCGGTACGGGCATCCTCGGTATCAAGTTCTGATGCGTAGCTGGGCATGTGGCGTGCCGATTCCGCAGCCCGCATCGTGGGCCATGACTGATTACGATTGTGCTGATTAAGCTGAGTCTGCAACCTAGCAGTGAGCTGGTTGGCACTGAATGGCACACCATTAACGGGACTGCTGGCACCATGATAGAGTGCATTCAGATTCTCCACGGAGCTGGCGCGCGACCTTCCATAGATTGGGCTATTAACAGCCGACAGGCCACCAGCTGGTGTTTGTAGCCCGGTTGGATCCATATCCTCGTACAGCTGGTCAAGAACATGCTCGCCGTAGCCTGGTGGTGCTATCGCGGCTACTTGCAGGGACGGTGTTCCGACCGGTACTTGTCGCACCAGATTCCCGTCCTCGTCCAGTGGCATATTTGGCGATATGAAAATGGTTACCGGCAGCGTCGCCCTAAGCTCCGAAATGTGACCGTCGGGATTCTTCAAAGCCACAACCAACTTCAGCTTGTGTCGGACTTTAATGCCCTTGGTGTTGACATCCTGCAAGCATTTCGAAAGTTTCTTCGGCAGGTTAAGCGAAGTATTGAGAACCCAGCCCTCCTGCCCGCTATCGTTGATCATGTCCTGCCAATGCTCCTCGCGCGTGATGGGAAGTCGCCATGTCTCgatttctctttctttccggTATTCCTTAACCGAAGAGGCACCCGACGACCTAGTCGAGTGAAGCACAATGTCATGGACCTCGACCAGCTTCACGGTCATGTCGCCTAACTCCAGTCCCTTCAGTAATGGGGTAAATCTCGTCTCTAGAGGGATGCATGTGCCGAAGACCACCGCCTTCTGAGGGATCAGAATCGAGTAATCTATCTTGTTGGGCCAGATATTTTCCACACTCATCGCATGTAGAAACTCGAGGGCGGAGGATTCGAGGGTTCGGATGATGCGTAGCCGTTTGTAAGCGCTCAAATCGGATGCAAACTTGCCCCGCACTACTGATGCCTTCAGTCTGTAAGTGATGCTGGCCTCACGCAAGCCCTCCACACTCTCCGTGGTATTACCAGGGAGCATGACTTGAAAGGGCCATTCGTAATTGCCAGGGCCTAGCGTGGTGCCCCTCGAATGATGTGTGTCGCCAGTCGGAATATGGTTGGAAGCGCCGACTCCAGCAAATGGTCGCCATCGGTGCTCGTAGAAGTTCACAGTCTTATCGATTCTGTGATGGTTAATTCCTGTCGCGGTTACTCTGGGATCGGTCCAACTACTCAACAGCGTCAGTGACTTGTACTTTGGTGCTTTCTCTGGCCGAATCCCATACCCATAGTGGATTGTGCCGGTCAATTTCAAGTTGATCGTCTCGACCTTTAATGGCGCAGACAAGCAAAGCACGACTGTTCCTTTGAGCAGTTGGCCAGAGGCCTCATGATCGTTACCGCGAAAGACAATAAAGTCGTTCTCGAGCCTGTGTTCCAGATTACCCGGTCAGTGGTTGTCATGCAAATAACCGAGGGTGTTCcaaattaaaataaaaaatagcTTACCTGATGTCGAACAGCGTACAGGCATTCTTCTTGGATGTGGAAAGGGTGAATAGAGGCATCTCTCAGATATGTACCCAAACTgtcgaggagagggagagcagTAGAAAATtaagtggaggaggagaggcccGGTCGGGTAGAGATATGGTCTAGAGCAGTCATCTACCCCGACTGCTTCTGGCGTGTCGTATGTAGGGGAGTGGTGTTCGGGGGCGGTGTTACGGCACGATGCGGCGAAGGCTCGCTTCGAAGTTGGTAAGATTTGGAAAGGTGCCTGTTAAGTCTAGGTACTAGATAGGCGAACGGTGAATGGCAGCGAATGGCGTGATTACGGGTCGTGTTTGTAGGTACGAGGTAGGAGGGACGGAGTGAAATTGAGAAGAAAAGCAACCAGGAAGAATACAGAGGCGTATTATTTTCGCAATTGTTCAAAAGTATGAGCTGGGAAGCATCGGGCCACTGGGACGGGATTGGAGAGCACCGTGGCCGGGGGCCGGCGATCAGGGAGTCAGGTACAAGCCTGCATGTCCTACAACAAAGAGACACTTTGCGAGGTACTTGGAGGTACCTGAATAGTGCTGAGCCACAAAGGGTGCgcacccaccaaccaccaccgcaaccatCCCACACAGACAACAGCAAGCGAGACCCGGCTCATGCACGCTCCGTTGATCCAGACAAATCACGATAGGGAACCGCCGAAGCAGAATCCCAATAATAGGTAAGCCCCAAGAAATGTAGTGTCCGTCTCCGTAGGTATGCATTATGCCAGCACTTCACTTCCATCTCATGTTACCTACTGCTGTTTGCAGCATGGAATGGGCAAGCTGACGAGGACGTTTATGGCACCGCCTTGTGGCATTGGATTCAGAACGAAGCCGGAGCTACCGGCAGCCCGGGGCAGGCAGTCACCTCAACGGCCTGCCATCCCACTGATAAAAAAGCAAAACTTACTCCTCATCCACGTTTTCCAGTGGGGGCCTGTGAGTCGTGCGATAGCGGATCACGAAAGGCCGCATTGTTCAACATGGCACGTcagagggtgaggtttgtAAAGTGGTGGGGTCTAGCGTGGGGTGTGCCAAGTGGCCTGCCAAAACGCCATCTCAAGCTTGACCGCTCTCAAAATTACAAGTACGTAAAGTTGCCATTTTAAAACGCCTCTGCTTTCATCTCTCTTTGTCCACGCTGTCGCAATGTGACACCAATTGCTCAGCTGGCTTTGTGCCGTCAACGCTGCCAATGTTTCATTGACCAAAAATGGATGGTCGTAGAGAAACCAAATCCCTGCGTGAATCAAGCCACAGTGAGATTCGACAAGGTTGATTGGCCCCCACCAAAATGCGTCTAGAAAACTGCCTAACTGGGCAGGATCACATCTTCAACTTTCACTTTGACGTGGACAAACCTGGCCGCCTTGGGCAGGCGCTCTCCCAGACATTGGCAGGTAATTCGCCGAGGTGACTTCCTGACAGCCTTGTGAATATGGAATTTGGGGCTGGCGGCCACCATGATACCTCTTGCCTGCTCGACCGGGCGTGGAGTACTGTGATTGAGCCTCGAGACGGCATCGGCTGGGCTCCCTTCTCAATGCAGGAGGTCGGCACCCAAAGGACCCCAGCGCGAAGGGCCACGGCATGAACCTGCTGACTGGCTGCTCTGCAGGATGTCAAATGTGACACCTCTGTGACTTGCTTGGCCGTGAAGGGACAAGCTCATGATGAGGCCACACAGATGCAGGGATAGCGTGGACTCTTCCGTTCGGATGCCGGGAATCAAGAACGCCAAGCGTCCAGACTCCCGAATCCGGACCCCACCGATAACGGCGATAAGAACAACAGAGGCTTCGGAGCTTGAGGTCTTGAGTCAATCTGATTGGTTGGTAAAATCCGGTTTTCCCCAAACCTCAGTCgagtcatcatcactgatAACGACATTTTGCCCACCATGTTCGCGCTCTGACGACGTAGTGTAGTTATGAAGTCACAGATTTCCATGTTTGCCGCCAGATCCCACCCTACACTGTCAACACGAAGGATGGTTCATCGACTTCGAGAACACCATTGGGCCCTCACCTTCGGATAAAGAATTTCACCATCAAAGAATGGCCGAGGAAATCTGCAAAATTACCCAACTTGTTACGTCCGCCTGCTGCCTCGGCCCGCAAACCTGAGCCCTCACCGCAAGTCCTACCATGGGTTGTCGCCCAGTTTCTTGTTGATATCAAAATCCCTAGGGCCAAAAGTGGGTTTCCGCCAACGATGAAGCTATCGCGCCACGATCGATTGGGCCCAAGGGTATCCCAGACTGAGGCTTTTCTCGGCGCTCCCGCCATCAGCCTTATCGCGAACACACAGCCCATCCGTCTGCTTGGTGTCTGTCTAGTAGCATAGCGCGCGTCCTAATGCGAGTGTGGTCTGGACCTGTCAATAATGCCATCATAAGAAGCTCCCGAAGCCCCCCAGGCTCtgtccaccatcaacaaaatCAACCAGGCAAGGCGAAACGGTCGGACTTTAgatatcaacatcaacccacaAACCCCAACGGTGAGCAGAGGCCGCGGACGTCTTGCGGAAAGAACCGGTTGCTGCGTATCAAGGTTTGAGCGACcgtttattttatttttctcATGTGTTTCTCCTTCTAGAAGCTTGTCTCCATAAAGGGAAAACATCAGACGATACCCCTCACCAAAGTCCATGTCATGGCTCTGTACAGAACGATACATCGACTGATCCTTGCGTCGATCTCGATGACACACGTTCAAGCCACACCCTCCAACTCACTGAACCTTTTCTGGAGGCAAGCCGGGCATGGGCATGTAACTGGGATCATACCGACAATGCCAACCTCATCCCGTGTCAGTCCCGCACGGTGAAGGTGCATTTTTCACATGCTTCGTCAACCACATGCATGAAAGATCCGTTTCTACTGGTTTGAAAATTCCCTGGCAAAGGGCCAAAAACTAGACGGATGGATACCACTCAACAAGCATTGCAAGAACTCCACAAACGGCTGAGGGAATAACTCTTGTCCCCCGGCAACGGGATTTGCACCCACTCTTCATTTTGTCATGAAAACTTTTCGCCACATCACGGCACTCGATGATACTCTTGTGCATATTGCATGCAGACGAGCCGCGCCTTCGCAGTAGTTATAGCAGACTCACACGCCTCAACAGGAATAACTTACAGGAAAAGTataccccccttcctcggccaCTCGGGTTCCACTTCAAAACGCGAGGTTCTCTCGTAGTTATCGTATTCGATATTATTCGGTCTCTTGCCGAATCTTGCATCCATCAAGCTGCAGGAACGCGATCCACACACAAAAGATAGTGTCGGGAGTGAGCCCGATAGGGCAGAGCCAATGTGTGTCAAGGCTTGGAAAGGGCCGAGATCATATATGTATAATTTATGATTGtcccccaccctcaactTCAAACCTTCCGAGACTGTGATACTGTTTGATGTCATAAACCAATCCGACTGTAAACCACGATAGTTGAGCCATCACATGACGTGGGTGATATGTATAATCACCAATTAATCACATACACAGCATTTAATAAGTTTACCATATCCATGACTCCATGACGGTCTCTTGGCTTGATTGGTGGTTTACATGCAGACCCACACAGTCCATAGTCGTCCTCCTGGGTGCCATCGTGTTACCACATCGTGTGTCAATAAACCACCCTAGAACCATCATATTCATAATATGACAACCGACCATCAAGAATACGGTAGCTCACGAACCTCACATTCTGACTCACTTCCAAACGATATTATGGTCCAATTTCCATGATCATATTCATAACATAACAACCAAACTCAACCACATTACACAACCACACACAAAAATACGAAAGCCTAATGGCCTTCAAATTGTGACTCACTCTCAAACAAGTTTATCGTCAAAGATATACAAGCTCTCACAAAACGCTAAAAAAAATACCCCCAAAAAATACCATAACTGTCACCTGCACGTAAACGATACTCGTCACCTCTTATCCCACAGTCTCAAATGCACATTCACCCAACCACACGCTCACTCAACCTtgttctcctgctcccccaAAGGCGTCAACTCGGCCGGCCTACTCCAGGTCCTGATGTGCCCGGACTTGCAGCTGGTGATAATCGCATCCCTCGTAAACTCCAACCAGCAAAGCGGATCGTCATCAATAATTTTGCTCTGTCCCCCACACAGTCAGTTAATCTTCACACCACTGTGAAATCtcaccccttctcccacagCAAACTCACCAAAACAGGCGGCAAAACCGCCGTACTAGCCCTCGGCTCAACCGCCCTAggcctcacctcccccttcctcaacccctcgCCCTTCccctatccccctccccatctccattcaccccccccctcccaaccgtCTCCCCCCGACAACCCCGaattgctcctccccctacTACTACCCTCCCCAGcgacctcccccaacaaccccatgcGTCGTGCTCCCCACCCTAGGCCGAATCAACATCCCCAAGCTAAAATCCCACAAGCaaaccctcccatcctcccccacactCCCAAACCTGTAATTCCTCCCCGgccccgtcgtcgtctcgTCAAGATCGCACCTCCACAAATCAAACTTCACCCCCGTCACCCAGCTGTGATGCCCCTGACACCTTGCCACCAAATGCCCTTGCGTCGTCCCGTCCACACCAGGAGACCAGATGCTCACCAAATCGTCCTGCCCCCCCGTGAGCACATACCTCCCGTCCGGGCTCCACGTCACACACGTCAGACCACCATAGTACGAGTAAAACAGGTCCAGCAGTGTTTCCGACAGATAATCAATTATCCGGAGGGTGCCATCTTCTGATACTACCGCCAGGTGGCGGTTGTCTGGACTGAAGGCAAAGGCGTTGATGCGCTGGTTGGAAAGTTTCCAGACGCTCACCGGGTTCactttttggtttttggaATGCACAGACTTTTGGATGTGGATTTTGTGAATAgcgctgctggtggtggtcttgttgtttgatgacgaggttgaggaggtgggccGGGGCAAGGGAGGAGCATCGCTGCTTGATCGGACGGCCGTTGAAGGtgaggagagaggggtgCCCTCATCttcgggggagaagatggcgtcttctttttccttgtcGTAAACGATGAGGGTGCCGTCCATGTGAGCTGCCAGAAACAAGTTCTCCGAATTGGGAATCCAGGCTATGCAGGAGACGGGGGTCGAGTTGATTATCCCCTATCACAGCAACATATCAGTACAAGGGGAcaggaaaaaggggggagtAGGTACGTTTTTGTTCAACCTCGTATACCGCTGAGAGATGGGCTCCCACCAAATAATCTCCCCTGTCGaaaaccccatcaccacatcaacatGCGCCGCGCTCTTGGTCACCCTGTTCACATCATGAGACAAGCAATGCGCCTTTGTAAACAAAATCTTGGTCAGATACTCCGCCTTGGTCGGGGACGACAAGTCCAGCCACTGAAAAGCCCTATTCACATTGGCAAAGGCAAACATCCCATCCCTGGCTCTCTCCTGGAGCTTCTTGCTCAGGGTCTCGTGGTTGATCACCCTCGAGATGAACGACGAGTTGCTTTTCGTCATGTTGTTCTTTGGTTTCCTGCGCTTGTTGGAGTCTTTAGTTGGGGtaggggtgaggagggtgttgcccTCGCCAAAGGCGGGAGCGTGGGAGCCAAAGTGACCGCCTCCGCCATCGCTAGAGTTGAGACGGCCTCCGTCGCTGGTGCTCTCGCGGACTTCGGTGGAGGACTGGCTTCGCTCGTCGGGGTGCTCTTGGATGCTGCCTGAGACGCCGTCGGAGCGGGAGTTGGACCGGTAAAAGGAAGGCGGTAGCGGGCCGAcgtcgatgttgatgagggagagctgGGTCCCGGCTGTGGCAGGCTGAGGTGCCGTCGAGAGGGGATTCGGGTTCTGAATGGGAGCCTCGGATGGATGCGGTGGCGGTGTCGCGAGATGCAGGTCCTCTTTCAAGACGTAGAGACCCTCGCCGACGAGAAACTGATATTCGGGCCCCGTCGGGGTGGTGAGAATATTGTTCGTCTCAATCATTGGTAAGACGCCGCCAGTTGCCGAGATGCCATTGTATCCCCCTCCTGGCTGAGAGGGATATCTtggtgggggcgggaggaCACTGAGGGAAAACATCAGCCATTGTGCAGCTACGACAGCTGGGCAGGGCAAGTGATAAGAACGACGTGATTCGTGACGCTGGCCTGTGGTGCTTGCCAATTGCCATGAACCGCGATGTCTTCGTTATTGGCTCTCTCTCCGAGCTCTTGCTTATCTTACAACATGGCGGGCTAGTTTCCCGTTTTAGTGGTGACGCGCTTAACAATGCGGGGGAGCTTCTTGCCAAGGTCGCTAGGACACAAACGTGCTTCGGGGGGACTGTGGGGGCTGCCTGCTTGTACCAAGGAATTGTGTTGGGAGGCTGGTATGTAGAGACAAGTCTAAAGTGAAGCTGTCGACAAGTTGCTGTTCTATGTGAACTTCACCGTCTTAAGAGGTTTGCAACGCACGGCGTCGGCTTCCCGGGACGAGGCATGAGAGGCTCCCAGTTAGCCTACTTAGCTCGCTGCACTGTAACTCTTACTAACAAGCAGGGTCTGTGTTTAACGACCCGGCAAACAGGCACAAGTGTCATCCACCAGGATGTTCGGGACGGGAGCGAAGCTGCTGTGGGGAACTGGAGGGCCGTCCCGATCATCCGGGTGGTGGACATCAGCGAGTTTCTGCGATTCCACGATGTCAGAGAAGCAGAGCGGCGGTGCTGCATCTCTTGGAACCGGATACAGTGCTCCCTTACTTCAGCTTGGCAGACATAGAGCTGAGAGCAGACGAATACAGGTAGCAATTAGTGAAGGGGTTGTCTAAATTACAACGACATGACTGGCTGGGATATATATCTCAATAGTTGAAAGGCGATTGGGGCCCTGTGAAATGTATGGATCAACAACCAGTCTACTCATCCACAAAGAGTCCTCTTGAATACCTCCTCAACTGTCCAAGCTGTTCAAAGCGATCCAGTGGAAGCTGAAGTGAGAACTTGGAAAGACTTCACCAATTCGTTCGAAGGTGGGGCAGCCGCTCAGGAATGTAACCCTGCTAACTTTTTAGCCAATTGGTTGGCTGGGTCTTGTCAGCGGACGTCAATGGCGGGGCTCGTGGGAAAGCTAGCGCAAATGACCGCCGGGAAGGGGGACAGCTCAACTTTAAAGCCACCAGACGTCAATGGTCCAATATCATGCATGGCCTGACACTTTTACCACTACAGTTGCTTCCCGGTAGCTTTATTATCTGCCATCTGATCTTTTACTGAGAATCCACATCTCTCTGGCTCTAGATCATGGCCCTTCGCTAGACGAGCTACATCAAAGCTTCAGTAACAGCCTTAAACATGGCGACCGGTACCGCACCTTTCCTGGACATGCAATTTTCCACGAAGCTGACCATATGTCTACAGCAGTTCGAATTTGTATCTGCGGCGACGAGGGGACGGGCAAGTCAAGTCTTATCGCTACCTTCGTCAAGGATACCTTCGTCTCCAACAAAATACAAGCCGTCCTGCCCCAGATTACCATCCCTCCAACGCCCGGCCACGAGaatgtcaccaccaccctcgtcgaTACCTCAGCACGACCCCAAGACCGAACCACACTCCGGAGAGAGATCCGAAAATGCACCGTGATCATGCTGGTCTACTCGGACCACTACAGCTACGAACGTGTTGCCCTCTTCTGGATGCCTTACTTTCGCTCCCTCGGCGTCAACGTCCCCGTCGTCTTATGCGCCAACAAGTCAGATCTTACCGGTGATGGGAACACAGCGCAGGTGCTTGAGGAGGAAATGCTACCAGTCATGGCCGAGTTTAGGGAGATCGATTCTTGCATACGTACAAGCGCAAAGGAGGGACGAAACGTAGTTGAGGTCTTTTGGTTATGTCAGAAGGCCGTGACACATCCAATAGCCCCGCTGTACGACCATAAAGAAAGCCAACTCAAACCAGCCTGCGTTGACGCCTTGAGGAGGGTCTTCTATCTGTGCGACAGGGATCAAGACGGTTATCTCAACGATAAGGAGATGCACGATTTCCAGGCAAAGTCGTTCGATAAGCCGCTGCTCCCAGGAGAGCTGGAGAACATCAAGGCTGTTGTCAGCAAAGCCGTACCAACTTGTGACATAAGCAAGGGGCTAGATTTACAATGCTTCTTGCAGCTGAACAAGCTTTATGCTGAGAAGGGTCGCCATGAGACCATTTGGATTATTCTCCGAAAACACCATTACACTGACAGTTTAAGTTTGGAGGATGGCTTTTTACAACCGAAGCTGGACGTGCCAGAATATGCCTCGACTGAGCTTAGTCCAGCTGGCTACCGCTTTTTCATGGATctcttcttgatctttgACAAGGACAACGACGGAGGTCTCAACGACCAGGAGCTGGCAGCCTTGTTCGCTCCCACCCCTGGATTACCACCATCATGGGTGGAAACATCGTTCCCATCCTCCACTGTCCGGAACGAGGCCGGGCACATCACGCTTCAGGGATGGCTGGCACAATGGAGCATGACCACGTTCCTAGAACCAAAAACAACACTCGAATATCTTGCCTACCTAGGTTTTGAGGGTCCAAACGCCCGGGActcaaccacagcagccctcaaaatcaccaaacCCCGCAAACGAAGGCGCAGACCAGGCCGTGTAGACCGCAACGTCGTCCTCTGCTACATCCTAggctcctctgcctctgggAAATCAACCCTGCTCaacgccttcctcaaccgccCCTTTGACGCCCTTTACCATCCCACCATAAAACCCCGCCGCGCAGTCAACAGCGTCGAACTGGGAGGTGGAAAGCAATGCTACCTCATCCTCGAAGAACTCGGCGAGCTCGAGCCCGCCATCTTGGAAAACCAAGCCAAACTCGACGCGTGCGATCTCATCTGCTACGCTTATGACTCTTCCGACCCGGAATCTTTTTCTCACATTGTCGAGTTGCGCAAACGGTACCCGCAGCTTGACGAACTGCCTGCTATATACACGGCACTCAAGGCCGACTGCGACAAGACGACGCAAAGGAGCGAGCTGCAGCCTGATGCGTATACCGCGGCGCTGAATATGTCTGCGCCGCTGCATGTGAGTGTTACGTGGCATAGTATCAGTGAGCTGTTTGTTGCGCTGGCCGAGGCGGCGACGAACCCGAGTACTGCGTTTCcgaagacggaggaggcgcCGGATCGGACGAGCTTGTATATGGCGTTGGGCGCGACGACTTGCGCGGCGTTGGCGGCGTTTatgatttggaggaggtcgacAAGTTCGATGTGAGGGAAGGGAAATGTGTATATCAGATTGGGGTTTCTTTTGGGAGCGGGAGTAGGGTTAGGTGCATGGATGGGAGTTTgataggggggttgtttaaACATATGTTTTGTAGTCAGTTCTTTTTCCATTCCCCCATCGTTTggccccccctttttttctcaatggcaagaggaaaaagagagcGTTTTACATTGATACCCGTCCTATGCACACCTACACCTTGAGGTATACGCACGCTATATAGCATTTTAAATCCCTTTTTCTACTCTACCTTGTATCTTCAGCGGAATTCCAGAGTATTTTGCTGTTCTACAACCAGAAGCGTCACTGTGATGATTGGCAAGAGATGTTTTTTAAACCAGCAGCGCATGTTTGGCTTCTCATTGCTCTATAACAGAGCCTCGGCCCCCTCTGCTCCATTGATAGAGCATCCCACACTTTCCTCCCAATCCATAGCGGTATACCGCCCTTAAACCCGataaaaacaaaaagccaCATAAAAGCTcgccgcctccatctcctccggACTAACAAGCAATTTCCCCCCATGCCTCTCcctaacccccatcctctcgCTCAACGGCCCCAACTCCCTatcatccttctccatctcccacaCATCCGCAAACGGCTTGTGATACTGCAGCTCCAGGTTGTAATCCTCAGCCAACGCGCGAAAGGCCTCCCACGGAACGACATACTccggcacctcctccactgcCTCATGCAAGAAAAAGTTATACTTCCACCCAAACGGCGGTCTAAAGATCCCGTCCGCTGGCGTAGGACCGGGGAATCTCACTCGGTAGATATCATTCCCCCAAGCAGCagtctcctccgcctctccctcatcaGAATCCAGCTCCCCGTCTTCCTTATTAGGGTCCTCGTCGTCCgcttcgccatcttcctTCGCCCTGGCCCTTTTCGCCTCCTTTTCAGCCTttcgcctcttcttctcctcctgctttttGTTaaactccaccacctttGCCGAAATGACATCCGAGTTTGGGATGCACCcaatcaacctcccccctttcttcaacGCCCCCGCCACATTCTTCAGCATCTGCCTCGCCTTTTGCTCCGTCTCAAACGCGTAATGCATGCAGAACATCATGCTCACCACATCAAACCCTTTGTTGTCGCTGACGTTGTTATTGTTGAACCCAACCTGGCGAATAATGTCAATATCCCCTATCGTCTCGGCAAAACAATCCTTCGCGTGGAACCTCGCCTCGAAGATCCGGGGTGGAGGGCGACCCCTAtgaccacctctccctccccggtgaccaccaccaggtCGGTTCATGCTTCTGTAGCGGTCGCGGGCTTGCTCGATGGAGACATCTGCCGGGTCGAGACCGACGTAGAGTTCAACCGTCTGGGGAGCCTGCTGCCATTTCCCCAaatcacccccctttccgcAGCCAATGTCAAGAACCAAAAGCCGGTTATTGGAGGTCTGGCCTCTTTCTCTGGCGCCAGGGGAGTGATCTTCGTCTGGCGCAAATTTCTGAATG
This window encodes:
- a CDS encoding hypothetical protein (COG:S; EggNog:ENOG503NZA3), whose product is MPLFTLSTSKKNACTLFDIRLENDFIVFRGNDHEASGQLLKGTVVLCLSAPLKVETINLKLTGTIHYGWTDPRVTATGINHHRIDKTVNFYEHRWRPFAGVGASNHIPTGDTHHSRGTTLGPGNYEWPFQVMLPGNTTESVEGLREASITYRLKASVVRGKFASDLSAYKRLRIIRTLESSALEFLHAMSVENIWPNKIDYSILIPQKAVVFGTCIPLETRFTPLLKGLELGDMTVKLVEVHDIVLHSTRSSGASSVKEYRKEREIETWRLPITREEHWQDMINDSGQEGWVLNTSLNLPKKLSKCLQDVNTKGIKVRHKLKLVVALKNPDGHISELRATLPVTIFISPNMPLDEDGNLVRQVPVGTPSLQVAAIAPPGYGEHVLDQLYEDMDPTGLQTPAGGLSAVNSPIYGRSRASSVENLNALYHGASSPVNGVPFSANQLTARLQTQLNQHNRNQSWPTMRAAESARHMPSYASELDTEDARTDEQSAPPSLPLTRHNSDDDESALQHLDYAELEELSKVPSYQTAVKTPVRPLAYNVLPDYETATSVPSTPQPGSPERSPPLRATELTRSDNSFLGSIAEVPQESSIQDDDMNPQSRPGTRRTSPIRWRQLSVGLYPHHSLHGEGDEHRRLHLLRAQRGLA
- a CDS encoding hypothetical protein (EggNog:ENOG503NVMB; COG:S), coding for MFSLSVLPPPPRYPSQPGGGYNGISATGGVLPMIETNNILTTPTGPEYQFLVGEGLYVLKEDLHLATPPPHPSEAPIQNPNPLSTAPQPATAGTQLSLINIDVGPLPPSFYRSNSRSDGVSGSIQEHPDERSQSSTEVRESTSDGGRLNSSDGGGGHFGSHAPAFGEGNTLLTPTPTKDSNKRRKPKNNMTKSNSSFISRVINHETLSKKLQERARDGMFAFANVNRAFQWLDLSSPTKAEYLTKILFTKAHCLSHDVNRVTKSAAHVDVVMGFSTGEIIWWEPISQRYTRLNKNGIINSTPVSCIAWIPNSENLFLAAHMDGTLIVYDKEKEDAIFSPEDEGTPLSSPSTAVRSSSDAPPLPRPTSSTSSSNNKTTTSSAIHKIHIQKSVHSKNQKVNPVSVWKLSNQRINAFAFSPDNRHLAVVSEDGTLRIIDYLSETLLDLFYSYYGGLTCVTWSPDGRYVLTGGQDDLVSIWSPGVDGTTQGHLVARCQGHHSWVTGVKFDLWRCDLDETTTGPGRNYRFGSVGEDGRVCLWDFSLGMLIRPRHDAWGCWGRSLGRVVVGGGAIRGCRGETVGRGGGKGEGLRKGEVRPRAVEPRASTAVLPPVLSKIIDDDPLCWLEFTRDAIITSCKSGHIRTWSRPAELTPLGEQENKVE
- the GEM1 gene encoding ERMES complex Ca(2+)-binding regulatory GTPase gem1 (COG:V; EggNog:ENOG503NUWP; BUSCO:EOG0926133I); amino-acid sequence: MATAVRICICGDEGTGKSSLIATFVKDTFVSNKIQAVLPQITIPPTPGHENVTTTLVDTSARPQDRTTLRREIRKCTVIMLVYSDHYSYERVALFWMPYFRSLGVNVPVVLCANKSDLTGDGNTAQVLEEEMLPVMAEFREIDSCIRTSAKEGRNVVEVFWLCQKAVTHPIAPLYDHKESQLKPACVDALRRVFYLCDRDQDGYLNDKEMHDFQAKSFDKPLLPGELENIKAVVSKAVPTCDISKGLDLQCFLQLNKLYAEKGRHETIWIILRKHHYTDSLSLEDGFLQPKLDVPEYASTELSPAGYRFFMDLFLIFDKDNDGGLNDQELAALFAPTPGLPPSWVETSFPSSTVRNEAGHITLQGWLAQWSMTTFLEPKTTLEYLAYLGFEGPNARDSTTAALKITKPRKRRRRPGRVDRNVVLCYILGSSASGKSTLLNAFLNRPFDALYHPTIKPRRAVNSVELGGGKQCYLILEELGELEPAILENQAKLDACDLICYAYDSSDPESFSHIVELRKRYPQLDELPAIYTALKADCDKTTQRSELQPDAYTAALNMSAPLHVSVTWHSISELFVALAEAATNPSTAFPKTEEAPDRTSLYMALGATTCAALAAFMIWRRSTSSM
- the ABD1 gene encoding mRNA cap guanine-N7 methyltransferase (BUSCO:EOG09262QTY; EggNog:ENOG503NTXE; COG:A) encodes the protein MADNDQSDLPQPFNARNLVTAKKRQRSTSPGNGSGCGTPSGEAPKKQLKRPGQRARIDDAAREQARQRALERQRQLQAQEAAGAAANTPTSYGPSGSSSGSFPSNHNSRGNINDVVRAHYNAVPERGRDWRKTDSRIKGLRSFNNWVKSCIIQKFAPDEDHSPGARERGQTSNNRLLVLDIGCGKGGDLGKWQQAPQTVELYVGLDPADVSIEQARDRYRSMNRPGGGHRGGRGGHRGRPPPRIFEARFHAKDCFAETIGDIDIIRQVGFNNNNVSDNKGFDVVSMMFCMHYAFETEQKARQMLKNVAGALKKGGRLIGCIPNSDVISAKVVEFNKKQEEKKRRKAEKEAKRARAKEDGEADDEDPNKEDGELDSDEGEAEETAAWGNDIYRVRFPGPTPADGIFRPPFGWKYNFFLHEAVEEVPEYVVPWEAFRALAEDYNLELQYHKPFADVWEMEKDDRELGPLSERMGVRERHGGKLLVSPEEMEAASFYVAFCFYRV